In Sander lucioperca isolate FBNREF2018 chromosome 12, SLUC_FBN_1.2, whole genome shotgun sequence, one DNA window encodes the following:
- the ampd1 gene encoding AMP deaminase 1 isoform X2 has protein sequence MPKVLVPEGGSPQKTDDKMRAFAEQVFASDTKAEDARDEISMFDVNEDCPIMHHEMAHHLHTDDDAEKRKRHQRSCTMAVPVAGVQAATTSIVSMAVDTPTYLEVPDFQRVAIIGDYASGVTMDDFELSCKGLYRALNIREKYMRLAFQRFPRTASQYMREIEGETFKVEDQVQPVFTSPPKNGEDPFDTKNLPKNLGYVARMKDGVIYVYNDAAAADKHQPKDLPCPDYNTFIDDMNFLIALIAQGPTKTYTHRRLKFLMSKFNVHEMLNEMEEMKELKLNPHRDFYNCRKVDTHIHAAACMNQKHLLRFIKRSYRVDADRVVHKLKGKEVTMKELFESLNLHPYDLTVDSLDVHAGRQTFQRFDKFNAKYNPVGASELRDLYMKTENHIGGEYFATIIKEVASDLEDAKYQYAEPRLSIYGCNPSEWHKLSSWFVKNRVYSPNLKWMIQVPRIYDIFRGRDFVPHFGKMLENIFLPVFQATIDPHSNPELSVFLQHVTGFDSVDDESKHSGHMFCTKSPKPEEWNHTKNPSYTYYIYYMYANIAVLNQLRRQRGMNTFTFRPHCGEAGAITHLLAAFMTADNISHGLNLKKSPVLQYLYFLTQIPIAMSPLSNNSLFLEYAKNPLLEFHKKGLMVSLSTDDPMQFHYTKEPLMEEYAIAAQVFKLSTCDMCEISRSSVLQSALSHEEKVHFLGKDYLKEGPEGNDIRKTNVAQIRMAYRYETLCYELNLIKEGLKSE, from the exons ATGCCTAAAGTCTTAGTGCCAG AGGGAGGAA GTCCTCAGA AGACCGATGATAAGATGCGGGCCTTCGCAGAACAGGTCTTTGCATCGGACACTAAAGCTGAGGACGCCCGTGATGAAATCTCAATGTTTGATGTGAATGAGGACTGTCCCATCATGCACCATGAGATGGCCCACCATCTGCACACTGACGATGATGCTGAGAAACG CAAGAGGCACCAGCGCTCCTGCACTATGGCTGTGCCTGTTGCCGGTGTTCAGGCAGCCACTACCTCTATAGTGTCAATGGCGGTGGACACACCCACCTACCTGGAAGTGCCTGATTTCCAGAGAGTGGCCATCATCGGAGACTACGCCTCCGGG GTCACCATGGATGACTTTGAGCTGTCCTGTAAGGGTCTGTATCGTGCCTTGAACATCAGGGAGAAGTACATGAGGCTGGCCTTCCAGCGCTTCCCACGGACGGCCTCCCAGTACATGCGTGAGATTGAGGGAGAGACCTTCAAAGTTGAAGATCAGGTGCAGCCAG TCTTCACATCTCCTCCAAAGAATGGTGAAGACCCCTTTGATACCAAGAACCTGCCAAAGAATCTGGGATATGTTGCTCGTATGAAGGATGGTGTCATCTATGTGTACAACGAtgctgcagctgctgacaaACATCAGCCCAAAGACCTGCCCTGCCCCGACTACAACACCTTCATCGATGACATGAACTTCCTCATTGCTCTCATTGCACAGGGCCCGAC TAAGACTTACACTCACCGCCGCCTGAAGTTCCTCATGTCCAAGTTCAATGTGCATGAGATGCTGAATGAAATGGAGGAGATGAAGGAGCTGAAGTTGAACCCCCACAGGGACTTCTACAACTGCAGGAAG GTGGACACCCACATCCACGCTGCCGCCTGCATGAACCAGAAGCACTTGCTGCGCTTCATCAAGAGGTCTTATCGCGTTGACGCTGACCGCGTCGTGCACAAACTTAAGGGGAAAGAGGTCACCATGAAGGAACTCTTCGAGTCCCTTAACCTGCACCCTTATGACCTCACTGTGGACTCCTTGGATGTGCACGCT GGAAGACAAACCTTCCAGCGTTTCGATAAGTTCAACGCCAAGTACAACCCTGTAGGAGCCAGTGAGCTGCGTGACCTGTACATGAAGACTGAGAACCACATCGGTGGAGAGTACTTTGCCACCATCATCAAG GAAGTAGCCAGTGACCTGGAGGATGCCAAGTACCAGTATGCCGAGCCGCGTCTGTCCATCTATGGCTGCAACCCCAGCGAGTGGCACAAACTCTCCAGCTGGTTTGTCAAGAACAGAGTCTACTCCCCAAACCTCAAATGGATGATTCAAGTACCCAGGATCTA TGACATTTTCAGAGGCAGGGACTTTGTGCCCCACTTTGGCAAGATGTTGGAGAACATTTTCCTTCCTGTGTTCCAGGCCACTATCGACCCACACTCCAACCCAGAGCTCAGCGTCTTCCTCCAGCAT GTGACCGGTTTCGACAGCGTGGACGATGAGTCCAAGCACAGTGGTCATATGTTCTGCACTAAGAGCCCCAAACCAGAGGAGTGGAACCACACCAAGAACCCCTCCTACACCTACTACATCTACTACATGTATGCAAACATCGCTGTGCTCAACCAGCTCCGCAG ACAGAGGGGGATGAACACATTCACGTTCAGGCCTCACTGCGGTGAGGCCGGTGCCATCACCCATCTGCTGGCTGCCTTCATGACTGCTGACAACATCTCTCACGGCCTCAATCTCAAGAAG AGTCCTGTGCTGCAGTACCTGTACTTCCTGACCCAGATCCCCATCGCCATGTCCCCTCTCAGCAACAACAGCCTGTTCCTGGAATACGCCAAGAACCCGCTGCTGGAGTTCCACAAGAAAGGCCTTATGGTTTCTCTGTCCACCGACGACCCCATGCAGTTCCACTACACCAAG GAACCCCTGATGGAAGAGTACGCCATTGCAGCCCAGGTCTTCAAGCTCAGTACCTGCGACATGTGTGAGATCTCCAGGAGCAGTGTTCTGCAGAGTGCCTTGTCTCATGAG GAGAAGGTCCACTTCCTGGGTAAAGACTACTTGAAGGAGGGTCCAGAGGGCAACGACATCCGTAAGACCAATGTGGCTCAGATCCGTATGGCATATCGCTATGAGACCCTGTGCTATGAGCTCAACCTAATCAAGGAGGGTTTAAAGTCTGAGTAA
- the ampd1 gene encoding AMP deaminase 1 isoform X4, whose translation MPKVLVPETDDKMRAFAEQVFASDTKAEDARDEISMFDVNEDCPIMHHEMAHHLHTDDDAEKRKRHQRSCTMAVPVAGVQAATTSIVSMAVDTPTYLEVPDFQRVAIIGDYASGVTMDDFELSCKGLYRALNIREKYMRLAFQRFPRTASQYMREIEGETFKVEDQVQPVFTSPPKNGEDPFDTKNLPKNLGYVARMKDGVIYVYNDAAAADKHQPKDLPCPDYNTFIDDMNFLIALIAQGPTKTYTHRRLKFLMSKFNVHEMLNEMEEMKELKLNPHRDFYNCRKVDTHIHAAACMNQKHLLRFIKRSYRVDADRVVHKLKGKEVTMKELFESLNLHPYDLTVDSLDVHAGRQTFQRFDKFNAKYNPVGASELRDLYMKTENHIGGEYFATIIKEVASDLEDAKYQYAEPRLSIYGCNPSEWHKLSSWFVKNRVYSPNLKWMIQVPRIYDIFRGRDFVPHFGKMLENIFLPVFQATIDPHSNPELSVFLQHVTGFDSVDDESKHSGHMFCTKSPKPEEWNHTKNPSYTYYIYYMYANIAVLNQLRRQRGMNTFTFRPHCGEAGAITHLLAAFMTADNISHGLNLKKSPVLQYLYFLTQIPIAMSPLSNNSLFLEYAKNPLLEFHKKGLMVSLSTDDPMQFHYTKEPLMEEYAIAAQVFKLSTCDMCEISRSSVLQSALSHEEKVHFLGKDYLKEGPEGNDIRKTNVAQIRMAYRYETLCYELNLIKEGLKSE comes from the exons ATGCCTAAAGTCTTAGTGCCAG AGACCGATGATAAGATGCGGGCCTTCGCAGAACAGGTCTTTGCATCGGACACTAAAGCTGAGGACGCCCGTGATGAAATCTCAATGTTTGATGTGAATGAGGACTGTCCCATCATGCACCATGAGATGGCCCACCATCTGCACACTGACGATGATGCTGAGAAACG CAAGAGGCACCAGCGCTCCTGCACTATGGCTGTGCCTGTTGCCGGTGTTCAGGCAGCCACTACCTCTATAGTGTCAATGGCGGTGGACACACCCACCTACCTGGAAGTGCCTGATTTCCAGAGAGTGGCCATCATCGGAGACTACGCCTCCGGG GTCACCATGGATGACTTTGAGCTGTCCTGTAAGGGTCTGTATCGTGCCTTGAACATCAGGGAGAAGTACATGAGGCTGGCCTTCCAGCGCTTCCCACGGACGGCCTCCCAGTACATGCGTGAGATTGAGGGAGAGACCTTCAAAGTTGAAGATCAGGTGCAGCCAG TCTTCACATCTCCTCCAAAGAATGGTGAAGACCCCTTTGATACCAAGAACCTGCCAAAGAATCTGGGATATGTTGCTCGTATGAAGGATGGTGTCATCTATGTGTACAACGAtgctgcagctgctgacaaACATCAGCCCAAAGACCTGCCCTGCCCCGACTACAACACCTTCATCGATGACATGAACTTCCTCATTGCTCTCATTGCACAGGGCCCGAC TAAGACTTACACTCACCGCCGCCTGAAGTTCCTCATGTCCAAGTTCAATGTGCATGAGATGCTGAATGAAATGGAGGAGATGAAGGAGCTGAAGTTGAACCCCCACAGGGACTTCTACAACTGCAGGAAG GTGGACACCCACATCCACGCTGCCGCCTGCATGAACCAGAAGCACTTGCTGCGCTTCATCAAGAGGTCTTATCGCGTTGACGCTGACCGCGTCGTGCACAAACTTAAGGGGAAAGAGGTCACCATGAAGGAACTCTTCGAGTCCCTTAACCTGCACCCTTATGACCTCACTGTGGACTCCTTGGATGTGCACGCT GGAAGACAAACCTTCCAGCGTTTCGATAAGTTCAACGCCAAGTACAACCCTGTAGGAGCCAGTGAGCTGCGTGACCTGTACATGAAGACTGAGAACCACATCGGTGGAGAGTACTTTGCCACCATCATCAAG GAAGTAGCCAGTGACCTGGAGGATGCCAAGTACCAGTATGCCGAGCCGCGTCTGTCCATCTATGGCTGCAACCCCAGCGAGTGGCACAAACTCTCCAGCTGGTTTGTCAAGAACAGAGTCTACTCCCCAAACCTCAAATGGATGATTCAAGTACCCAGGATCTA TGACATTTTCAGAGGCAGGGACTTTGTGCCCCACTTTGGCAAGATGTTGGAGAACATTTTCCTTCCTGTGTTCCAGGCCACTATCGACCCACACTCCAACCCAGAGCTCAGCGTCTTCCTCCAGCAT GTGACCGGTTTCGACAGCGTGGACGATGAGTCCAAGCACAGTGGTCATATGTTCTGCACTAAGAGCCCCAAACCAGAGGAGTGGAACCACACCAAGAACCCCTCCTACACCTACTACATCTACTACATGTATGCAAACATCGCTGTGCTCAACCAGCTCCGCAG ACAGAGGGGGATGAACACATTCACGTTCAGGCCTCACTGCGGTGAGGCCGGTGCCATCACCCATCTGCTGGCTGCCTTCATGACTGCTGACAACATCTCTCACGGCCTCAATCTCAAGAAG AGTCCTGTGCTGCAGTACCTGTACTTCCTGACCCAGATCCCCATCGCCATGTCCCCTCTCAGCAACAACAGCCTGTTCCTGGAATACGCCAAGAACCCGCTGCTGGAGTTCCACAAGAAAGGCCTTATGGTTTCTCTGTCCACCGACGACCCCATGCAGTTCCACTACACCAAG GAACCCCTGATGGAAGAGTACGCCATTGCAGCCCAGGTCTTCAAGCTCAGTACCTGCGACATGTGTGAGATCTCCAGGAGCAGTGTTCTGCAGAGTGCCTTGTCTCATGAG GAGAAGGTCCACTTCCTGGGTAAAGACTACTTGAAGGAGGGTCCAGAGGGCAACGACATCCGTAAGACCAATGTGGCTCAGATCCGTATGGCATATCGCTATGAGACCCTGTGCTATGAGCTCAACCTAATCAAGGAGGGTTTAAAGTCTGAGTAA
- the ampd1 gene encoding AMP deaminase 1 isoform X3: MPKVLVPGPQKTDDKMRAFAEQVFASDTKAEDARDEISMFDVNEDCPIMHHEMAHHLHTDDDAEKRKRHQRSCTMAVPVAGVQAATTSIVSMAVDTPTYLEVPDFQRVAIIGDYASGVTMDDFELSCKGLYRALNIREKYMRLAFQRFPRTASQYMREIEGETFKVEDQVQPVFTSPPKNGEDPFDTKNLPKNLGYVARMKDGVIYVYNDAAAADKHQPKDLPCPDYNTFIDDMNFLIALIAQGPTKTYTHRRLKFLMSKFNVHEMLNEMEEMKELKLNPHRDFYNCRKVDTHIHAAACMNQKHLLRFIKRSYRVDADRVVHKLKGKEVTMKELFESLNLHPYDLTVDSLDVHAGRQTFQRFDKFNAKYNPVGASELRDLYMKTENHIGGEYFATIIKEVASDLEDAKYQYAEPRLSIYGCNPSEWHKLSSWFVKNRVYSPNLKWMIQVPRIYDIFRGRDFVPHFGKMLENIFLPVFQATIDPHSNPELSVFLQHVTGFDSVDDESKHSGHMFCTKSPKPEEWNHTKNPSYTYYIYYMYANIAVLNQLRRQRGMNTFTFRPHCGEAGAITHLLAAFMTADNISHGLNLKKSPVLQYLYFLTQIPIAMSPLSNNSLFLEYAKNPLLEFHKKGLMVSLSTDDPMQFHYTKEPLMEEYAIAAQVFKLSTCDMCEISRSSVLQSALSHEEKVHFLGKDYLKEGPEGNDIRKTNVAQIRMAYRYETLCYELNLIKEGLKSE, from the exons ATGCCTAAAGTCTTAGTGCCAG GTCCTCAGA AGACCGATGATAAGATGCGGGCCTTCGCAGAACAGGTCTTTGCATCGGACACTAAAGCTGAGGACGCCCGTGATGAAATCTCAATGTTTGATGTGAATGAGGACTGTCCCATCATGCACCATGAGATGGCCCACCATCTGCACACTGACGATGATGCTGAGAAACG CAAGAGGCACCAGCGCTCCTGCACTATGGCTGTGCCTGTTGCCGGTGTTCAGGCAGCCACTACCTCTATAGTGTCAATGGCGGTGGACACACCCACCTACCTGGAAGTGCCTGATTTCCAGAGAGTGGCCATCATCGGAGACTACGCCTCCGGG GTCACCATGGATGACTTTGAGCTGTCCTGTAAGGGTCTGTATCGTGCCTTGAACATCAGGGAGAAGTACATGAGGCTGGCCTTCCAGCGCTTCCCACGGACGGCCTCCCAGTACATGCGTGAGATTGAGGGAGAGACCTTCAAAGTTGAAGATCAGGTGCAGCCAG TCTTCACATCTCCTCCAAAGAATGGTGAAGACCCCTTTGATACCAAGAACCTGCCAAAGAATCTGGGATATGTTGCTCGTATGAAGGATGGTGTCATCTATGTGTACAACGAtgctgcagctgctgacaaACATCAGCCCAAAGACCTGCCCTGCCCCGACTACAACACCTTCATCGATGACATGAACTTCCTCATTGCTCTCATTGCACAGGGCCCGAC TAAGACTTACACTCACCGCCGCCTGAAGTTCCTCATGTCCAAGTTCAATGTGCATGAGATGCTGAATGAAATGGAGGAGATGAAGGAGCTGAAGTTGAACCCCCACAGGGACTTCTACAACTGCAGGAAG GTGGACACCCACATCCACGCTGCCGCCTGCATGAACCAGAAGCACTTGCTGCGCTTCATCAAGAGGTCTTATCGCGTTGACGCTGACCGCGTCGTGCACAAACTTAAGGGGAAAGAGGTCACCATGAAGGAACTCTTCGAGTCCCTTAACCTGCACCCTTATGACCTCACTGTGGACTCCTTGGATGTGCACGCT GGAAGACAAACCTTCCAGCGTTTCGATAAGTTCAACGCCAAGTACAACCCTGTAGGAGCCAGTGAGCTGCGTGACCTGTACATGAAGACTGAGAACCACATCGGTGGAGAGTACTTTGCCACCATCATCAAG GAAGTAGCCAGTGACCTGGAGGATGCCAAGTACCAGTATGCCGAGCCGCGTCTGTCCATCTATGGCTGCAACCCCAGCGAGTGGCACAAACTCTCCAGCTGGTTTGTCAAGAACAGAGTCTACTCCCCAAACCTCAAATGGATGATTCAAGTACCCAGGATCTA TGACATTTTCAGAGGCAGGGACTTTGTGCCCCACTTTGGCAAGATGTTGGAGAACATTTTCCTTCCTGTGTTCCAGGCCACTATCGACCCACACTCCAACCCAGAGCTCAGCGTCTTCCTCCAGCAT GTGACCGGTTTCGACAGCGTGGACGATGAGTCCAAGCACAGTGGTCATATGTTCTGCACTAAGAGCCCCAAACCAGAGGAGTGGAACCACACCAAGAACCCCTCCTACACCTACTACATCTACTACATGTATGCAAACATCGCTGTGCTCAACCAGCTCCGCAG ACAGAGGGGGATGAACACATTCACGTTCAGGCCTCACTGCGGTGAGGCCGGTGCCATCACCCATCTGCTGGCTGCCTTCATGACTGCTGACAACATCTCTCACGGCCTCAATCTCAAGAAG AGTCCTGTGCTGCAGTACCTGTACTTCCTGACCCAGATCCCCATCGCCATGTCCCCTCTCAGCAACAACAGCCTGTTCCTGGAATACGCCAAGAACCCGCTGCTGGAGTTCCACAAGAAAGGCCTTATGGTTTCTCTGTCCACCGACGACCCCATGCAGTTCCACTACACCAAG GAACCCCTGATGGAAGAGTACGCCATTGCAGCCCAGGTCTTCAAGCTCAGTACCTGCGACATGTGTGAGATCTCCAGGAGCAGTGTTCTGCAGAGTGCCTTGTCTCATGAG GAGAAGGTCCACTTCCTGGGTAAAGACTACTTGAAGGAGGGTCCAGAGGGCAACGACATCCGTAAGACCAATGTGGCTCAGATCCGTATGGCATATCGCTATGAGACCCTGTGCTATGAGCTCAACCTAATCAAGGAGGGTTTAAAGTCTGAGTAA
- the ampd1 gene encoding AMP deaminase 1 isoform X1, which translates to MPKVLVPAEGGSPQKTDDKMRAFAEQVFASDTKAEDARDEISMFDVNEDCPIMHHEMAHHLHTDDDAEKRKRHQRSCTMAVPVAGVQAATTSIVSMAVDTPTYLEVPDFQRVAIIGDYASGVTMDDFELSCKGLYRALNIREKYMRLAFQRFPRTASQYMREIEGETFKVEDQVQPVFTSPPKNGEDPFDTKNLPKNLGYVARMKDGVIYVYNDAAAADKHQPKDLPCPDYNTFIDDMNFLIALIAQGPTKTYTHRRLKFLMSKFNVHEMLNEMEEMKELKLNPHRDFYNCRKVDTHIHAAACMNQKHLLRFIKRSYRVDADRVVHKLKGKEVTMKELFESLNLHPYDLTVDSLDVHAGRQTFQRFDKFNAKYNPVGASELRDLYMKTENHIGGEYFATIIKEVASDLEDAKYQYAEPRLSIYGCNPSEWHKLSSWFVKNRVYSPNLKWMIQVPRIYDIFRGRDFVPHFGKMLENIFLPVFQATIDPHSNPELSVFLQHVTGFDSVDDESKHSGHMFCTKSPKPEEWNHTKNPSYTYYIYYMYANIAVLNQLRRQRGMNTFTFRPHCGEAGAITHLLAAFMTADNISHGLNLKKSPVLQYLYFLTQIPIAMSPLSNNSLFLEYAKNPLLEFHKKGLMVSLSTDDPMQFHYTKEPLMEEYAIAAQVFKLSTCDMCEISRSSVLQSALSHEEKVHFLGKDYLKEGPEGNDIRKTNVAQIRMAYRYETLCYELNLIKEGLKSE; encoded by the exons ATGCCTAAAGTCTTAGTGCCAG CAGAGGGAGGAA GTCCTCAGA AGACCGATGATAAGATGCGGGCCTTCGCAGAACAGGTCTTTGCATCGGACACTAAAGCTGAGGACGCCCGTGATGAAATCTCAATGTTTGATGTGAATGAGGACTGTCCCATCATGCACCATGAGATGGCCCACCATCTGCACACTGACGATGATGCTGAGAAACG CAAGAGGCACCAGCGCTCCTGCACTATGGCTGTGCCTGTTGCCGGTGTTCAGGCAGCCACTACCTCTATAGTGTCAATGGCGGTGGACACACCCACCTACCTGGAAGTGCCTGATTTCCAGAGAGTGGCCATCATCGGAGACTACGCCTCCGGG GTCACCATGGATGACTTTGAGCTGTCCTGTAAGGGTCTGTATCGTGCCTTGAACATCAGGGAGAAGTACATGAGGCTGGCCTTCCAGCGCTTCCCACGGACGGCCTCCCAGTACATGCGTGAGATTGAGGGAGAGACCTTCAAAGTTGAAGATCAGGTGCAGCCAG TCTTCACATCTCCTCCAAAGAATGGTGAAGACCCCTTTGATACCAAGAACCTGCCAAAGAATCTGGGATATGTTGCTCGTATGAAGGATGGTGTCATCTATGTGTACAACGAtgctgcagctgctgacaaACATCAGCCCAAAGACCTGCCCTGCCCCGACTACAACACCTTCATCGATGACATGAACTTCCTCATTGCTCTCATTGCACAGGGCCCGAC TAAGACTTACACTCACCGCCGCCTGAAGTTCCTCATGTCCAAGTTCAATGTGCATGAGATGCTGAATGAAATGGAGGAGATGAAGGAGCTGAAGTTGAACCCCCACAGGGACTTCTACAACTGCAGGAAG GTGGACACCCACATCCACGCTGCCGCCTGCATGAACCAGAAGCACTTGCTGCGCTTCATCAAGAGGTCTTATCGCGTTGACGCTGACCGCGTCGTGCACAAACTTAAGGGGAAAGAGGTCACCATGAAGGAACTCTTCGAGTCCCTTAACCTGCACCCTTATGACCTCACTGTGGACTCCTTGGATGTGCACGCT GGAAGACAAACCTTCCAGCGTTTCGATAAGTTCAACGCCAAGTACAACCCTGTAGGAGCCAGTGAGCTGCGTGACCTGTACATGAAGACTGAGAACCACATCGGTGGAGAGTACTTTGCCACCATCATCAAG GAAGTAGCCAGTGACCTGGAGGATGCCAAGTACCAGTATGCCGAGCCGCGTCTGTCCATCTATGGCTGCAACCCCAGCGAGTGGCACAAACTCTCCAGCTGGTTTGTCAAGAACAGAGTCTACTCCCCAAACCTCAAATGGATGATTCAAGTACCCAGGATCTA TGACATTTTCAGAGGCAGGGACTTTGTGCCCCACTTTGGCAAGATGTTGGAGAACATTTTCCTTCCTGTGTTCCAGGCCACTATCGACCCACACTCCAACCCAGAGCTCAGCGTCTTCCTCCAGCAT GTGACCGGTTTCGACAGCGTGGACGATGAGTCCAAGCACAGTGGTCATATGTTCTGCACTAAGAGCCCCAAACCAGAGGAGTGGAACCACACCAAGAACCCCTCCTACACCTACTACATCTACTACATGTATGCAAACATCGCTGTGCTCAACCAGCTCCGCAG ACAGAGGGGGATGAACACATTCACGTTCAGGCCTCACTGCGGTGAGGCCGGTGCCATCACCCATCTGCTGGCTGCCTTCATGACTGCTGACAACATCTCTCACGGCCTCAATCTCAAGAAG AGTCCTGTGCTGCAGTACCTGTACTTCCTGACCCAGATCCCCATCGCCATGTCCCCTCTCAGCAACAACAGCCTGTTCCTGGAATACGCCAAGAACCCGCTGCTGGAGTTCCACAAGAAAGGCCTTATGGTTTCTCTGTCCACCGACGACCCCATGCAGTTCCACTACACCAAG GAACCCCTGATGGAAGAGTACGCCATTGCAGCCCAGGTCTTCAAGCTCAGTACCTGCGACATGTGTGAGATCTCCAGGAGCAGTGTTCTGCAGAGTGCCTTGTCTCATGAG GAGAAGGTCCACTTCCTGGGTAAAGACTACTTGAAGGAGGGTCCAGAGGGCAACGACATCCGTAAGACCAATGTGGCTCAGATCCGTATGGCATATCGCTATGAGACCCTGTGCTATGAGCTCAACCTAATCAAGGAGGGTTTAAAGTCTGAGTAA
- the rassf11 gene encoding ras association domain-containing protein 8 yields the protein MEVKVSVDGIPRVVCGVTEKTTCQEVVIALAQALGQTGRYTLQEKFKDFERCMAPNECLLETLKKYGEQAREVRLTLLHNGPSVWDEMSRTKVGRYQPCPPLRRKDAGTRMRRGSNSLSLHRQSLPPLPCLRQEAEQQKEDLKRPKRKSLTLMEEAWEWLESLGKGKVYSTACDNENSKRTDKRNRTSLGVSLTVNEGNPGQSSRSKIRGQKSLKSDLDNQTSCCMGSQTRSKESKHLEKTQVAKSDDLSSLNCATTEDEKNSLRETIIYQLSCLQDFQVQTACIDKQILELEEKQRAKKAEQEAQQRMVEEEMEQIKFWENELKAEEGYEKDLQCQFLEMRANAVECKTKLEEYKRKMQGLDFFATQNVVQEDLERLSKGANSATEISAVSTKDLNQQQSDSDGDVNINRKFLPREDLNPPHALNPPNQIKERRPTGPTELREWWARWAQAQIPQSQTKKKVIHRSELTIHLGSTKV from the exons ATGGAAGTGAAAGTGTCGGTGGATGGTATCCCACGCGTTGTTTGTGGAGTTACAGAGAAAACAACATGCCAAGAAGTAGTCATAGCGTTGGCTCAAGCCCTGG GTCAAACTGGGCGCTACACGTTACAGGAGAAATTTAAAGACTTTGAGCGGTGCATGGCCCCTAATGAATGCCTCCTGGAGACTCTTAAGAAGTATGGTGAGCAGGCCAGGGAGGTCCGACTCACACTGCTCCACAACGGACCCTCAGTCTGGGATGAAATGAGCAGGACAAAGGTTGGCAGATACCAGCCCTGCCCGCCATTAAGAAGAAAAGATGCAGGCACCAGAATGCGGCGGGGCAGCAATTCACTAAGTTTGCATCGCCAAAGCCTGCCACCGCTGCCCTGTTTAAGACAAGAGGCTGAGCAGCAAAAAGAGGACTTGAAAAGGCCTAAAAGAAAGTCTCTGACGCTAATGGAGGAGGCCTGGGAATGGCTGGAGAGTCTGGGTAAAGGCAAGGTATATAGTACTGCTTGTGATAATGAAAACAGTAAGAGGACAGATAAAAGGAATCGTACCTCTTTGGGTGTTTCTCTCACTGTTAACGAAGGTAACCCAGGTCAAAGCAGCAGAAGCAAAATCAGAGGTCAGAAAAGTTTAAAGTCAGACTTGGACAATCAAACATCCTGCTGCATGGGAAGTCAGACCAGGAGTAAAGAAAGCAAACACTTAGAGAAAACTCAAGTGGCAAAATCTGATGACCTGTCCAGTTTAAACTGTGCCACAACTGAAGATGAGAAAAACAGTCTAAGAGAAACCATAATATATCAACTCAGCTGTTTGCAGGATTTCCAGGTCCAGACAGCGTGCATAGACAAACAGATTTTGGAGCTTGAGGAAaaacagagagccaaaaaagcTGAGCAGGAGGCTCAGCAGAGAATGGTTGAAGAGGAGATGGAGCAAATCAAGTTTTGGGAGAATGAATTAAAGGCAGAGGAAGGTTACGAGAAAGATTTGCAATGCCAGTTCCTCGAGATGAGGGCAAACGCTGTGGAGTGCAAGACTAAACTGGAGGAGTACAAGCGCAAAATGCAGGGGCTTGATTTCTTTGCCACTCAAAACGTTGTTCAAGAGGATTTAGAGAGGCTTTCAAAAGGTGCAAACTCTGCCACAGAGATTTCAGCTGTTTCAACTAAGGACCTAAATCAGCAACAATCTGATTCAGATGGGGATGTAAACATTAACAGGAAGTTCCTGCCCAGAGAGGACTTGAACCCTCCTCATGCTCTAAATCCTCCCAACCAGATAAAGGAGCGACGGCCCACAGGGCCCACCGAGCTGAGGGAGTGGTGGGCACGCTGGGCTCAAGCCCAAATCCCTCAATCGCAGACTAAAAAGAAGGTGATCCACCGCTCTGAGCTCACTATACATCTGGGCAGTACCAAGGTTTAG